A part of Desulfobacter sp. genomic DNA contains:
- a CDS encoding FAD-dependent oxidoreductase, with protein sequence MENKGNGSVMVVGAGIAGIQASLDLADSGYLVYLLDKNTAIGGTMAQLDKTFPTNDCSMCIISPKLVEAGRHLNIELITMAEIQSVEGEEGNFTVNVRENPRFIDTDKCTACGECAGACPVELPSRFDENLSGRKAAFKLYPQAMPSAYSIEKRDKAPCRLTCPAGLNVQGYVQMVKTGKFKEALDIIMEQLPLPGVLGRICPHECEDACRRCEVDEPVAIRDLKRLAADNFDPREVEIPCAEKIHKKVAVIGSGPAGLSAAYHLVRRGVDAVIFEALPRPGGMLRVGIPDHRLPPEVLDRDIEVITNLGVEIHCDRRLGQAFTVDSLLADGFDAVFLGLGAHKGIRLSIPGEDLDGVCQGVAFLRELNLTGTTQVGKKVAIIGGGNVAIDVARSAVRLGAKEVTILYRRTRKEMPAWEEEISAAEAEGVEVAYLTAPQMVIEKEGRVAGLRLIKMELGERDPSGRRRPVPLPGSEYDIEIDQLIPAIGQRPDISALEDLADIKISRWDTAEVNSLTLETDKPGVFAGGDFQTGPGVAISAIAAGMEAAESITRYLKGEDMEAGRELPVAEEPEYRPVDEKWPAEPRYQMPELPPAERAGNFKEVELGYSVEQGQKEAGRCINCGYCSECMQCVDACLAHAVDHNMLGKTHEINVGAIILAPGFSPFEPEKLVTYCYGHSPNIMTSLEFERVLSASGPYAGHLVRPSDHAAPRKIAWLQCVGSRDINKGDHSYCSGVCCMYANKQAVIAKEHADYDLDCAIFFMDMRTHGKEFDKYNIRAQDDNGVRFVRSRIHSVFPEPGDKYRLVYSSEAGNSVEEIFDMVVLSIGLAPTKDAKDLAEKMGIELNGHGFADTRNLTPVTTSRKGIYVCGTFQEPKDIPGSVMEASAAAATAVMNMKDARWSRTRTRELPPERDFTGMAPRIGVFVCNCGINIGGVADVPAVRDYARTLPYVVHVEDNLFTCSQDAQDHMKDVIRSQDINRVVVASCSPRTHEPLFQETIRDAGLNKYLFEMANIRDQNTWVHMNQPEKATQKAKDLVRMAVAKAAFVQPLHQVDLPIKKAVLIIGGGVSGMEAAVGAAAQGVDVHLVEKAPVLGGIANHLNTTWKGEPVRVYLDHLVASVKSFEQITVHMASEVTATTGSMGNFVTTVASGSGEVSIEHGAAIIATGGMEHKPDEYMYGEHPDVLTHLDMDEAFREKDPRIEAAKKIIFIQCVGSRNEENPYCSKVCCTHSLKSAIALKEMDKRKRVYVVYRDIRSYGFREDLYQKARQLGVLFIRYDLEKMPGLSLDAEGNLVFTAMDHVLQMEVLINPDLVVLASGITPGDNKALFEKFKIPTNAEGFLVEAHAKLRPVDFASDGLFVAGLAHYPKPLEESIAQARASVARAMTILSRDSLKVGGVVAEVTPEKCAVCLTCVRTCPYSIPRIHADGYAIIEPSECHGCGACVAECPGKAITLNHFTDQQIIAKTDALFDNAAPGTREVQYE encoded by the coding sequence ATGGAAAACAAAGGTAACGGGTCGGTAATGGTAGTGGGTGCCGGCATTGCCGGTATCCAGGCATCCCTGGATCTGGCGGATTCGGGATACCTGGTCTACCTGCTGGACAAAAATACGGCCATCGGCGGGACCATGGCCCAGCTGGACAAAACCTTTCCCACCAATGATTGTTCCATGTGTATTATTTCGCCCAAGCTGGTGGAGGCGGGGCGCCATCTGAACATTGAGCTGATCACCATGGCTGAGATTCAGTCCGTGGAGGGGGAAGAGGGAAATTTTACGGTGAACGTCCGGGAAAACCCCCGGTTTATCGATACGGATAAGTGCACGGCCTGCGGGGAGTGCGCCGGGGCCTGCCCGGTGGAACTGCCTTCCCGGTTCGACGAAAATTTAAGTGGCAGAAAGGCGGCCTTCAAGCTCTATCCCCAGGCCATGCCTTCGGCCTATTCCATTGAGAAAAGGGATAAGGCGCCCTGCCGGCTCACCTGTCCGGCCGGGCTCAATGTCCAGGGCTATGTCCAGATGGTGAAGACGGGCAAATTCAAGGAGGCCCTGGATATCATCATGGAACAGCTGCCCCTGCCGGGCGTCCTGGGGCGGATCTGTCCCCATGAATGTGAGGATGCCTGCCGCAGGTGTGAGGTGGATGAGCCCGTGGCCATCCGGGATCTGAAGCGGCTGGCGGCGGATAATTTTGATCCGAGAGAGGTCGAGATTCCCTGCGCGGAAAAGATCCATAAAAAGGTGGCCGTGATCGGGTCCGGCCCGGCCGGGCTGTCTGCGGCCTATCACCTGGTCCGCCGGGGCGTGGACGCCGTCATTTTTGAGGCCCTGCCCAGGCCCGGCGGCATGCTCAGGGTGGGGATTCCCGACCACCGGCTGCCCCCTGAGGTCCTGGACAGGGATATCGAGGTCATCACCAATCTGGGGGTGGAGATACATTGTGACCGTCGCCTGGGGCAGGCGTTTACCGTGGACAGCCTGCTGGCCGACGGGTTTGATGCGGTCTTCCTGGGGCTGGGGGCCCATAAGGGCATCCGGTTAAGCATTCCCGGCGAAGATTTAGACGGGGTTTGCCAGGGGGTGGCGTTTTTGCGGGAACTCAATCTCACCGGCACCACCCAGGTCGGTAAAAAGGTGGCCATCATCGGCGGGGGCAACGTGGCCATTGATGTGGCGCGCTCCGCGGTCCGTCTGGGCGCAAAAGAGGTGACCATCCTTTACCGGCGGACCCGGAAAGAGATGCCGGCCTGGGAGGAGGAGATATCCGCGGCCGAGGCGGAAGGGGTTGAGGTTGCATACCTCACCGCACCCCAGATGGTCATTGAAAAGGAGGGCAGGGTGGCCGGCCTCCGGCTCATAAAAATGGAATTGGGAGAGCGTGATCCCTCGGGGCGGCGGCGGCCGGTGCCCCTGCCCGGGTCCGAGTACGACATTGAGATTGATCAGCTTATCCCGGCCATCGGCCAGCGGCCGGATATATCGGCCCTGGAGGATCTGGCGGATATTAAAATCTCCAGGTGGGATACGGCCGAGGTCAATTCCCTGACCCTGGAAACGGATAAGCCCGGGGTCTTTGCCGGGGGGGATTTCCAGACCGGGCCGGGGGTGGCCATATCCGCCATTGCCGCCGGCATGGAAGCGGCCGAGTCCATTACCCGGTATCTCAAAGGCGAAGACATGGAGGCGGGCAGGGAACTGCCGGTGGCCGAAGAGCCCGAGTACCGGCCGGTGGATGAAAAATGGCCCGCTGAACCCCGGTATCAAATGCCTGAACTGCCCCCAGCGGAGCGGGCCGGGAATTTTAAGGAGGTGGAACTGGGCTACTCTGTTGAGCAGGGGCAAAAGGAGGCCGGCCGGTGCATCAACTGCGGGTACTGCTCGGAATGCATGCAGTGCGTGGATGCCTGCCTGGCCCATGCCGTGGACCACAACATGCTGGGGAAAACCCACGAAATCAACGTGGGGGCCATTATCCTGGCGCCGGGGTTCTCCCCTTTTGAGCCGGAGAAACTGGTGACCTATTGCTACGGCCACAGCCCCAATATCATGACCTCCCTGGAGTTTGAGCGGGTCCTTTCGGCCTCCGGTCCCTATGCCGGCCATCTGGTGCGGCCCTCGGACCATGCCGCACCCAGGAAAATTGCCTGGCTCCAGTGTGTGGGCTCCAGGGACATCAATAAGGGGGACCATTCCTATTGCTCAGGGGTCTGCTGCATGTATGCCAACAAGCAGGCGGTGATCGCCAAGGAGCATGCCGATTACGACCTGGACTGCGCCATATTCTTCATGGACATGCGGACCCACGGCAAGGAGTTTGACAAGTATAATATCAGGGCCCAGGACGACAACGGGGTGCGGTTTGTCAGATCCCGCATCCATTCGGTGTTCCCGGAGCCCGGGGACAAATACCGTCTGGTATATTCCTCCGAAGCGGGCAATTCCGTAGAGGAGATATTCGACATGGTGGTCCTCTCCATCGGTCTGGCACCGACAAAGGATGCAAAGGATCTGGCGGAGAAGATGGGCATTGAACTCAATGGCCACGGGTTTGCAGACACTAGGAATCTCACGCCGGTGACCACCAGCCGGAAAGGCATTTACGTCTGCGGCACCTTCCAGGAGCCCAAGGATATCCCGGGCTCCGTGATGGAGGCCTCGGCTGCGGCGGCCACGGCGGTGATGAACATGAAAGATGCCAGGTGGTCCCGGACACGGACACGGGAACTGCCGCCGGAACGGGATTTCACCGGCATGGCGCCCCGGATCGGGGTCTTTGTCTGCAATTGCGGGATCAATATCGGCGGGGTGGCCGACGTGCCGGCGGTAAGGGATTACGCCCGGACCCTTCCCTATGTGGTCCATGTGGAGGATAATTTATTCACCTGTTCCCAGGACGCCCAGGACCATATGAAGGATGTGATACGGAGCCAGGATATCAACCGGGTGGTGGTGGCATCCTGCTCCCCCCGGACCCACGAGCCCCTTTTCCAGGAAACCATCCGGGACGCCGGTCTGAACAAGTACCTCTTTGAGATGGCCAATATCCGGGACCAGAATACCTGGGTCCATATGAACCAGCCGGAAAAGGCCACCCAGAAGGCCAAGGACCTGGTGCGCATGGCCGTGGCCAAGGCCGCCTTTGTGCAACCCCTCCACCAGGTGGATTTGCCCATTAAAAAGGCGGTGCTCATCATCGGGGGCGGGGTTTCCGGAATGGAGGCCGCCGTCGGCGCGGCCGCCCAGGGGGTGGATGTCCACCTGGTGGAAAAGGCACCGGTGCTCGGGGGCATCGCCAACCATTTGAACACCACCTGGAAGGGGGAGCCGGTGCGGGTCTACCTGGATCACCTGGTGGCATCGGTGAAATCCTTTGAACAGATCACCGTCCATATGGCATCCGAGGTGACTGCCACCACCGGTTCCATGGGGAATTTTGTCACCACCGTCGCCAGTGGCAGCGGCGAGGTTTCCATTGAGCACGGGGCGGCCATCATCGCCACCGGCGGCATGGAGCACAAGCCCGATGAGTACATGTACGGCGAGCACCCCGACGTGCTCACCCACCTGGACATGGATGAGGCCTTTAGGGAGAAGGACCCGCGGATTGAGGCGGCAAAGAAAATTATCTTTATCCAATGCGTGGGCTCACGGAATGAGGAAAATCCCTATTGCTCCAAGGTCTGCTGTACCCACAGCCTCAAATCTGCCATCGCCCTCAAGGAGATGGACAAGAGGAAACGGGTCTATGTGGTCTACCGGGATATCCGGTCCTACGGATTCCGGGAAGACCTTTACCAAAAGGCCCGGCAGCTGGGTGTGCTCTTTATCCGCTACGATTTGGAAAAGATGCCCGGCCTCTCCCTGGATGCCGAAGGCAACCTGGTCTTTACTGCCATGGACCATGTCCTCCAGATGGAGGTGCTCATCAATCCGGATCTGGTGGTGCTGGCCTCCGGCATCACCCCCGGTGACAATAAGGCCCTGTTTGAAAAATTCAAGATTCCCACCAATGCGGAAGGGTTTCTGGTGGAGGCCCATGCCAAGCTGCGGCCGGTGGATTTTGCCTCGGACGGGCTTTTTGTGGCGGGCCTGGCCCACTATCCCAAGCCCCTTGAAGAGAGCATTGCCCAGGCCCGGGCGTCCGTGGCCCGGGCCATGACCATCCTCTCCCGGGATTCCCTCAAGGTGGGGGGCGTGGTGGCTGAAGTGACCCCGGAAAAGTGTGCGGTCTGCCTCACCTGTGTGCGGACCTGCCCCTATTCCATTCCCCGCATCCACGCGGACGGCTATGCCATTATCGAGCCTTCCGAATGCCACGGCTGCGGGGCCTGTGTCGCGGAATGCCCGGGCAAGGCCATCACCCTGAACCATTTCACCGATCAGCAGATCATTGCCAAAACCGATGCCCTGTTTGACAACGCGGCGCCGGGAACAAGGGAGGTGCAATATGAGTAG
- a CDS encoding hydrogenase iron-sulfur subunit — protein MSSREFSPRIIAFCCQYUAYAAGDLAGSMRLSYPADIKIIQVPCTGRVDIIHLLNAVEDGADGVYVAGCLEGECHFREGNLKAKRKVAYVKKTLETIGIEPERVEMYNLSSAQGARFAEIANEMAEKIQALGPSPIAAEPRTANSAA, from the coding sequence ATGAGTAGCCGGGAATTCAGCCCCAGGATCATTGCCTTCTGCTGCCAGTACTGAGCTTATGCAGCAGGGGACCTGGCAGGTTCCATGAGGCTTTCCTATCCTGCGGATATTAAGATTATCCAGGTGCCGTGCACGGGCCGGGTGGATATCATCCACCTGCTCAACGCTGTGGAAGACGGGGCCGACGGGGTTTATGTGGCGGGCTGCCTGGAAGGGGAGTGCCATTTCAGGGAGGGCAACCTCAAGGCCAAAAGGAAGGTGGCCTATGTGAAAAAGACCCTGGAAACCATCGGCATTGAACCCGAGCGGGTGGAGATGTACAACCTCTCCTCGGCCCAGGGGGCGCGGTTCGCTGAGATTGCCAATGAAATGGCGGAAAAAATACAGGCGCTGGGGCCCTCTCCCATTGCAGCAGAACCCAGGACAGCAAATTCCGCAGCCTGA
- a CDS encoding methylenetetrahydrofolate reductase C-terminal domain-containing protein: MIVADRKPIDEILGMVADCSKILVVGCKGCVTVCNAGGVKEVEILAATMKIARKKAGNPLEVAEHVLERQCDREYVAQLGEEVNDYDAVVSMACGVGPQFLSEMYKEQRFYPAVNTTFFGGAVQHGVWEERCAGCGACAIHNFGGLCPIARCAKSLLHGPCGGSSNGVCEVNKDTECIWDTIVRKKMAAGQLEDLIGVKPLKNWKTARDGGPRRSIREELLQGNI; encoded by the coding sequence ATGATAGTTGCTGATCGAAAACCCATAGACGAGATACTGGGCATGGTGGCAGACTGCAGCAAAATCCTTGTGGTGGGCTGCAAAGGCTGTGTGACCGTCTGCAATGCGGGCGGTGTTAAGGAGGTGGAAATCCTGGCCGCCACCATGAAAATCGCCAGGAAAAAGGCGGGCAATCCCCTGGAGGTGGCCGAGCATGTACTGGAGCGCCAATGCGACAGGGAGTATGTGGCCCAGCTGGGGGAGGAGGTGAACGATTACGATGCCGTGGTCTCCATGGCCTGCGGGGTCGGCCCCCAGTTTTTATCGGAAATGTATAAGGAACAGCGGTTTTATCCTGCCGTGAATACCACCTTTTTCGGCGGGGCCGTCCAGCACGGGGTATGGGAGGAGCGCTGCGCCGGCTGCGGCGCCTGCGCCATCCATAACTTCGGGGGGCTCTGCCCCATTGCCCGGTGTGCCAAAAGCCTGCTCCACGGCCCCTGCGGCGGATCGTCCAACGGGGTCTGCGAGGTGAACAAGGACACCGAATGCATCTGGGACACCATCGTCAGAAAGAAGATGGCGGCCGGCCAGCTGGAAGACCTTATCGGGGTGAAACCGTTGAAAAACTGGAAAACCGCCAGGGACGGCGGGCCGCGTAGAAGCATTCGTGAAGAACTGCTCCAGGGCAATATATAG
- a CDS encoding methylenetetrahydrofolate reductase, whose translation MTEYKSGSNLEKVLKAGHFAFTGECGPPKGANVAHLKEKFQYLKGKVDCVNLTDNQTAVVRMASWAASTLLIEEGMEPNFQMVCRDRNRLAIMADILGASALGVRNMLCLSGDHQTFGNHPEAKNVHDIDSMQLIGLVKKMRDEGKFLNGEDIDVPPKIFVGAACNPFADPYEFRPYRLANKIEAGADFIQTQCIFNMDKFRDFMKKVVDMGLHEKCYILAGVTPMKNAGMANFMKKFVPGMDIPDSLIKRLKGVDKRDQAEEGIKFALEQVAEFKEMDGVAGVHMMAIEWEHRVPEIAERAGVLPRPVFD comes from the coding sequence ATGACAGAATACAAATCAGGCAGCAATCTTGAGAAAGTGCTTAAGGCCGGTCATTTCGCTTTCACCGGGGAGTGCGGCCCACCCAAGGGCGCCAATGTGGCGCATTTAAAGGAGAAATTTCAGTACCTCAAAGGCAAGGTGGACTGTGTCAATCTCACGGACAATCAGACCGCCGTGGTCCGCATGGCCTCCTGGGCCGCCTCAACGCTTCTCATCGAGGAGGGCATGGAGCCCAACTTCCAGATGGTCTGCCGGGACCGGAACCGCCTGGCCATCATGGCCGATATCCTGGGGGCTTCTGCTCTGGGGGTGCGGAATATGCTCTGCCTGTCAGGCGACCACCAGACCTTCGGCAACCATCCCGAGGCCAAGAATGTCCATGATATCGATTCCATGCAACTCATCGGCCTGGTAAAAAAAATGCGGGACGAGGGCAAGTTCCTCAACGGTGAGGATATTGACGTGCCCCCGAAGATCTTTGTGGGGGCGGCCTGCAATCCCTTTGCCGACCCCTACGAGTTCCGGCCCTACCGCCTGGCCAACAAGATCGAGGCCGGGGCCGATTTCATCCAGACCCAGTGCATCTTCAATATGGATAAGTTCCGGGACTTCATGAAAAAGGTGGTGGATATGGGGCTCCACGAAAAATGTTATATCCTGGCCGGGGTCACCCCCATGAAGAATGCGGGCATGGCCAATTTCATGAAAAAATTCGTTCCCGGCATGGACATCCCTGATTCCCTGATCAAGCGCCTCAAGGGGGTGGACAAACGGGACCAGGCCGAGGAGGGGATTAAATTCGCCCTGGAACAGGTGGCGGAATTCAAGGAGATGGACGGGGTGGCCGGGGTCCATATGATGGCCATCGAATGGGAACACCGGGTGCCTGAAATTGCCGAGCGGGCAGGGGTGCTTCCCCGGCCGGTCTTCGATTGA
- a CDS encoding cation:proton antiporter, which translates to MLLGTAFFMGSLAQRLRQSPILGYILAGVVVGPVIDNGPMVEEMAEIGVSLLLFSIGLEFSFGQLKRMGKTAFVGGACQVGGTLGLVSLVMVPFFPLPTALALGALVALSSTTIVLRVLVDRVEMESVHGRSSLGILLFQDMAIVPLVLMIGLLSPTGSGTDMGMHIIKLLAAVAGLVLVLYLLLYHLIPRLLSSSQLFANRELTVLFAASTGLGATWAAHWIGISPALGAFVAGMLLGESPFAAQVRGDIGSLRTLMVTLFFASVGMVVKPVWFVGHLHFILPLALLIFALKAGIIFGVARFLGLTRRHAMATGICLGQVGEFSFVLTAAARDGALINDPTMDLIISITIVLMLATPYMVAMAIPLSDRLLALFSGPGHKHRPPENDQTMAPGCRIIVVGLGPAGRQVIHTLKENEFEPVLIDVNPRSREFASQEGLELHLGDAANEEILHHAGITRAGMGVITVPDSKIAVEIIRTVRLLAPDMPLVVRNRYSLHKQDLVDAGATVIVDEEVLMGETISRRVIDCIEDENCMLLACRMSGKKISDIHPPPGQEDIPQ; encoded by the coding sequence ATGCTGCTTGGCACGGCTTTTTTTATGGGAAGCCTGGCACAGCGGCTCCGGCAGAGCCCTATTCTTGGCTATATTCTTGCGGGTGTCGTGGTGGGCCCGGTGATCGACAATGGGCCCATGGTGGAGGAAATGGCGGAGATCGGCGTGTCCCTGCTCTTGTTTTCCATTGGACTGGAATTTTCATTCGGCCAGCTCAAGCGTATGGGCAAAACCGCATTCGTGGGCGGTGCATGCCAGGTGGGCGGCACCCTTGGCCTTGTCAGCCTGGTCATGGTCCCCTTCTTCCCGTTGCCGACGGCATTGGCTCTGGGCGCCCTGGTGGCATTAAGTTCAACCACAATTGTATTGCGGGTGCTGGTTGACAGGGTTGAAATGGAATCGGTTCACGGAAGGAGCAGCCTGGGGATTCTCCTGTTCCAGGATATGGCCATCGTTCCTCTGGTGTTGATGATCGGCCTTTTGTCCCCCACGGGAAGCGGCACCGACATGGGAATGCATATCATCAAATTACTGGCTGCGGTGGCCGGGCTGGTGCTGGTGCTGTATCTGCTTCTCTACCACCTGATTCCCCGGCTGCTGTCCTCTTCACAGCTCTTTGCCAATAGGGAATTGACCGTCCTCTTTGCGGCATCCACCGGGCTGGGGGCCACATGGGCCGCCCATTGGATCGGCATCTCTCCGGCGTTGGGGGCCTTTGTGGCCGGGATGCTTCTGGGTGAATCTCCCTTTGCCGCCCAGGTCAGGGGGGATATCGGCTCCCTGCGGACCCTGATGGTCACCCTGTTTTTCGCCTCGGTGGGCATGGTGGTCAAACCCGTCTGGTTCGTGGGCCATCTTCATTTCATTCTGCCCCTGGCCCTATTGATCTTTGCGCTAAAAGCCGGAATCATCTTCGGGGTTGCCCGATTCCTGGGCCTGACCCGGCGCCATGCCATGGCCACCGGGATTTGCCTGGGCCAGGTGGGTGAATTCTCCTTTGTATTAACGGCAGCCGCCCGGGACGGCGCATTGATCAATGATCCCACAATGGACCTCATCATTTCCATTACCATTGTTTTAATGCTGGCAACGCCTTATATGGTGGCCATGGCCATTCCCCTGAGCGACCGGCTCCTGGCCCTGTTTTCCGGCCCGGGCCATAAACACCGGCCGCCGGAAAATGACCAGACCATGGCCCCCGGGTGCCGGATCATTGTGGTGGGACTTGGGCCTGCCGGCCGCCAGGTGATTCATACCTTGAAAGAAAACGAATTTGAGCCGGTGCTCATTGACGTCAATCCCCGAAGCCGGGAGTTTGCCTCACAGGAGGGGCTTGAACTCCATCTGGGTGATGCCGCCAATGAGGAAATCCTCCACCATGCGGGCATAACCAGAGCCGGCATGGGCGTCATAACCGTGCCTGACTCTAAAATCGCTGTGGAGATTATCCGGACAGTCCGACTGCTGGCACCGGACATGCCTCTGGTGGTCAGGAACCGCTACAGTCTGCACAAACAGGATCTTGTTGATGCAGGGGCCACTGTTATTGTGGATGAGGAAGTCCTGATGGGGGAAACCATCAGCCGCAGGGTCATCGACTGTATTGAAGATGAAAACTGCATGCTGTTGGCCTGCCGAATGTCCGGAAAAAAAATCTCCGATATCCACCCCCCACCGGGTCAGGAAGACATCCCCCAATGA
- a CDS encoding metal transporter: MENLFREIQENHVFFLNQMNTAQDLFSGFTKYNNEFLIPYLIASQYFSKAEWYKINQEYTGDGFNGNQWEDYLSLFELNMNLMSRSFESSLQAINDVTKAEFNNFIKALYNCFSPDKGETLADFFKRQVEMINGVSQSLPQSVKDIESEFGFHFERQKKPLFDETDRFLLYRVLPSDPGVAVDKKAKPLLILPPYVLGCNILSFLPADKKSYAHSFANQGIPTYIRVMKDISTTPAFQTMTMEDDAKDTRYFCEKIMKAHGKKVTLNGYCQGGYTAVCNILSDELDDCVDALITCVAPMDGTRSRGLGAFLKNLPQRFNDLLYGTKTLPNGNEVADGQLMAWVYKLKSIEDQTPVVAFLRDMLMVDQMRKKTSTISKTAAAINYWLQKERSDIPLPITQMSFASYNIPVTQDGTLPVKIFGKTLNFRGIAKKKIPWLLCYGENDDLVEKEVALAPLDYIEVETAPFPKGHIAIATSWSHPESPFALHTRFGPNKEYRGPVRFQMDLNEAMDKAEEEAAEAAKVLKAAEAEKKEAEKAEAIKAEQKKKSQSPKKAPAAKKGAPEKMEAGTQKKTPKPVQTPKKTAVAKKGAGPKKTAAKKATAAKKATGKASGKKA; the protein is encoded by the coding sequence ATGGAAAACCTGTTCAGAGAAATCCAAGAAAATCACGTTTTCTTTTTAAACCAGATGAATACGGCCCAAGATTTATTTTCAGGATTCACAAAATATAATAACGAATTTCTCATTCCCTACCTTATCGCCTCCCAATACTTCAGCAAAGCCGAGTGGTACAAAATAAACCAAGAGTATACAGGGGATGGATTCAATGGAAATCAATGGGAGGACTATCTATCACTTTTTGAACTGAATATGAATCTGATGAGCCGCTCATTTGAAAGCAGCTTGCAGGCCATAAATGACGTAACAAAGGCTGAGTTTAATAATTTCATCAAAGCATTGTATAATTGTTTTTCGCCGGACAAGGGAGAGACCCTGGCCGATTTCTTTAAACGGCAGGTAGAAATGATCAACGGCGTCAGCCAGTCCCTTCCCCAGTCCGTCAAGGATATTGAATCGGAATTCGGGTTTCACTTTGAACGGCAGAAAAAGCCTTTATTTGATGAAACGGACCGGTTTCTCCTGTACAGGGTGTTGCCCAGTGATCCCGGTGTCGCAGTGGATAAAAAGGCAAAACCCCTGCTCATTCTCCCGCCCTATGTCCTGGGATGCAATATCCTAAGCTTCCTGCCGGCAGACAAGAAAAGCTATGCCCACAGTTTTGCCAACCAGGGGATCCCCACCTATATCCGCGTGATGAAAGATATCAGCACCACACCGGCTTTCCAGACCATGACCATGGAAGACGATGCAAAGGATACCCGGTACTTTTGCGAAAAGATCATGAAGGCACACGGCAAAAAAGTCACCCTGAACGGATACTGCCAGGGCGGATATACTGCTGTCTGCAATATCCTTTCCGATGAACTGGACGACTGCGTGGATGCCCTGATCACCTGCGTGGCCCCCATGGACGGCACCCGAAGCAGGGGGCTGGGTGCCTTTCTCAAAAATCTTCCCCAGCGGTTCAACGATCTGCTCTACGGCACCAAAACGCTTCCAAACGGAAATGAGGTGGCCGACGGACAGCTCATGGCCTGGGTGTACAAGCTTAAAAGCATTGAAGACCAGACCCCGGTGGTGGCCTTTTTAAGGGATATGCTCATGGTGGACCAGATGAGAAAAAAAACCAGCACCATCAGCAAGACCGCCGCAGCCATCAATTACTGGCTCCAGAAAGAACGGTCGGACATCCCCCTGCCCATTACCCAGATGAGCTTTGCCTCGTACAATATCCCCGTCACCCAAGACGGCACCCTGCCCGTAAAGATTTTCGGAAAAACCCTGAATTTCAGAGGCATCGCAAAAAAGAAGATCCCCTGGCTCCTCTGCTACGGCGAAAATGACGATCTGGTAGAAAAAGAAGTGGCCCTGGCACCCCTCGACTATATTGAGGTGGAAACCGCCCCCTTCCCCAAGGGGCATATTGCCATTGCCACCTCATGGTCCCATCCGGAATCGCCCTTTGCCCTGCATACCCGATTCGGACCCAATAAAGAATACCGGGGGCCGGTCCGGTTCCAGATGGACCTGAACGAAGCAATGGATAAAGCCGAGGAGGAAGCCGCTGAAGCTGCCAAGGTCCTCAAGGCTGCTGAGGCTGAAAAGAAAGAGGCTGAAAAAGCAGAAGCGATAAAGGCGGAACAGAAAAAGAAAAGCCAAAGCCCCAAAAAAGCACCGGCAGCCAAAAAAGGCGCGCCGGAGAAAATGGAGGCCGGAACCCAGAAAAAAACGCCAAAACCGGTTCAGACTCCAAAGAAAACAGCAGTGGCTAAAAAAGGGGCGGGGCCCAAAAAAACGGCGGCTAAAAAAGCGACTGCCGCCAAGAAAGCCACAGGAAAGGCCTCGGGGAAAAAGGCGTGA
- a CDS encoding PilZ domain-containing protein gives MKRNRRIQPRETMKIPILYTREYENIYHQARTCDISVGGLSFEADQKFLNGDCFLIKPMAGVPGFEPAHRETPWAAQVQWCSKNRENDGYKVGIRRMETTDLPKEKKQVLPELQCELCGTRTIADAVDIQYGSTLCPDCFTECYQCAGEKLKDTISRFMSGNVI, from the coding sequence ATGAAAAGAAACAGACGGATTCAACCCAGAGAAACCATGAAAATTCCCATCCTTTATACCCGGGAATACGAAAATATCTACCACCAGGCCCGAACCTGCGATATCAGCGTCGGGGGACTGTCTTTTGAGGCAGATCAAAAATTTTTAAACGGGGATTGCTTCCTGATTAAACCCATGGCCGGGGTGCCCGGTTTTGAGCCTGCCCACCGGGAAACCCCATGGGCCGCCCAGGTTCAATGGTGCAGTAAAAACAGGGAGAATGACGGTTACAAAGTGGGCATCAGGCGCATGGAAACCACAGACCTGCCAAAAGAAAAAAAGCAGGTTTTGCCCGAACTTCAGTGTGAATTATGCGGCACCCGGACGATTGCGGATGCTGTGGATATTCAATACGGGTCGACCCTTTGCCCCGACTGCTTCACAGAGTGTTATCAATGTGCCGGAGAGAAGCTGAAAGACACCATCAGCCGGTTCATGTCCGGCAATGTCATTTGA